The Geobacter sp. AOG2 genome includes a window with the following:
- a CDS encoding ATP phosphoribosyltransferase regulatory subunit, whose product MTMPSPDISLPRGVSDFLPDAAAKIGFIEAKIRHVFELWGFRRIIPPKLEYEDVLTIGMGEELQGKTYRFDDRQTGRLLAFPPDITPQIARIVATRLSGWPLPHRISYSGRVLRQTEMQTGRSRELFQSGVELIGLDSPEADAEMITMAIEAMQNLGFDNFKIDLGQVEFCRGIMTASGLNGQPLRELQEAIARKDVSAVSKVLAASAVSEASRREISALPRLFGGRGVLDEAEQVVDNQRSRAALANLRQVLEILDIHGVSDHLTIDLGETRGLGYHTGITFEGFVSGLGEPVCSGGRYDNLTARYGFSAPATGFTFNVLSLLQALERRPEVEASTTRDFLLFNSRDDRREVLEVARLLRSRGYTAARDIIRREYDDSLAYARRMNIRSMLIIGDEACGEAYTAVRVRDGKRFKITKEMLLHENLVTIIEEN is encoded by the coding sequence ATGACCATGCCATCACCCGACATATCACTCCCCCGCGGCGTTAGCGACTTTCTGCCGGATGCCGCCGCCAAGATAGGCTTCATCGAGGCAAAGATCCGCCACGTCTTCGAGTTGTGGGGGTTCCGGCGTATCATCCCGCCCAAGCTGGAATACGAGGATGTGCTGACCATCGGCATGGGAGAGGAACTGCAAGGGAAGACCTATCGCTTCGACGACCGCCAAACCGGGCGCCTGCTGGCTTTCCCGCCGGACATTACACCGCAGATCGCCCGCATTGTGGCGACCCGCCTCTCCGGCTGGCCCTTGCCGCACCGCATAAGCTACAGCGGGCGCGTTCTGCGCCAGACGGAGATGCAGACCGGCCGCAGCCGCGAACTCTTCCAGTCGGGGGTGGAACTGATCGGCCTGGACTCGCCCGAAGCGGACGCCGAGATGATCACCATGGCGATCGAGGCCATGCAGAACCTGGGCTTCGACAACTTCAAGATCGACCTGGGACAGGTGGAGTTCTGCCGGGGGATCATGACCGCTTCCGGCCTGAACGGCCAGCCGCTCCGGGAATTACAGGAGGCTATCGCACGCAAGGATGTGTCGGCCGTGTCGAAAGTGCTGGCCGCCAGCGCCGTTTCCGAGGCCTCCCGCCGGGAAATCTCAGCCCTGCCCCGTCTTTTCGGCGGCCGCGGCGTTCTGGATGAAGCCGAGCAGGTGGTGGACAACCAGCGGTCCCGCGCGGCACTCGCGAACCTTCGCCAGGTGTTGGAAATCCTGGATATTCACGGTGTCAGCGATCATCTGACCATTGACCTGGGAGAAACACGCGGCCTGGGCTATCACACGGGCATCACCTTCGAGGGATTTGTCAGCGGTCTGGGCGAGCCGGTGTGCAGCGGTGGCCGCTACGACAACCTGACAGCCCGCTACGGTTTTTCCGCCCCGGCCACCGGTTTCACCTTCAACGTGCTCAGCCTGCTCCAGGCGCTGGAACGGCGACCCGAGGTGGAGGCCAGCACCACCAGGGATTTTCTGCTGTTCAACAGCCGCGACGACCGGCGTGAGGTGCTGGAGGTGGCGCGCCTGCTCCGCTCGCGCGGTTACACCGCCGCCAGGGACATCATCCGTCGGGAGTACGACGACTCGCTGGCCTATGCGCGGCGTATGAATATCCGCAGCATGCTGATCATCGGGGATGAGGCGTGCGGGGAAGCATACACCGCCGTGCGGGTTCGCGACGGCAAACGGTTCAAAATCACCAAAGAGATGCTACTGCACGAAAATCTTGTTACTATTATTGAAGAGAACTAG
- a CDS encoding VCBS repeat-containing protein translates to MKKLIVLLAALFVPLAALPAFAAQVRVFVSDMNAIGVPNKDEMKTTLQTLLAARLNSEKIIAVGSAAEADAVVTGTYIVLGKVFSMDAMARTTGGKTLTRVYIQGDSKDELIPAVGKLAEKLTAELDKVYSGGQPIVPAPAAQAALPAPAAPLVAPKSDFIKSEQVRPAPDSEFIKPKETEQGGAGGWLSKRLAGAANLMSLGTTLPDGSREVFLAEERRLAYYRQGRDMKLVTETEFRNTEKILSLDTIAGSKGLEIYVTLVRGDELASQVWQVQGDKLVKLAEELPYYFRAFSPAGGTKKLYAQAIGRETDFYGDVFEATRSGKEITLKNPIKMPRFGNIYTFNQFRDQDGKILTVVINPDGYLIVYDQEQKELWRGNDKFGGSELYFQREDTGATYRMSGDKLRWIFMNMRIQVTAAGTILVGKNEGFWVLGNARSYKKGSVYCFAWNGSSLEEKWHTRDTQNYMPDYYFDDARNELWILQTVQRSGITTRGASSLAIKKAE, encoded by the coding sequence ATGAAAAAACTGATCGTACTACTCGCCGCACTGTTCGTTCCGCTGGCTGCCCTGCCGGCTTTTGCGGCGCAGGTGCGGGTATTTGTGTCCGACATGAACGCCATTGGCGTACCCAATAAGGATGAGATGAAAACCACACTCCAAACCCTGCTGGCGGCACGCCTGAACAGCGAGAAGATCATAGCTGTCGGCAGTGCGGCCGAGGCCGACGCCGTTGTGACCGGCACGTACATCGTTCTGGGCAAGGTATTCAGCATGGACGCCATGGCCAGGACCACCGGCGGCAAGACACTGACGCGCGTCTATATTCAGGGTGACAGCAAAGACGAGTTGATCCCCGCCGTGGGTAAACTGGCGGAGAAGCTGACGGCCGAACTGGACAAGGTCTATTCCGGCGGGCAGCCGATTGTCCCTGCTCCGGCTGCCCAGGCCGCCCTCCCTGCTCCGGCGGCCCCGCTTGTAGCGCCAAAATCCGATTTCATCAAAAGCGAGCAAGTCCGCCCGGCCCCTGACAGCGAATTCATCAAGCCCAAGGAAACGGAACAGGGCGGTGCCGGCGGTTGGCTGAGCAAGCGCCTCGCCGGCGCGGCCAACCTGATGAGTCTGGGTACAACCCTGCCTGACGGGAGCCGCGAGGTATTCCTGGCCGAGGAACGCCGTCTTGCCTACTACCGCCAGGGACGGGACATGAAGCTGGTGACTGAGACGGAGTTCAGAAACACGGAAAAAATCCTCTCGCTGGACACGATAGCCGGCAGCAAGGGTCTTGAGATCTACGTGACGCTCGTTCGTGGCGATGAGCTCGCCTCCCAGGTCTGGCAGGTACAGGGCGACAAGCTGGTAAAACTGGCCGAGGAATTACCCTACTACTTCCGCGCCTTCAGCCCGGCCGGCGGCACCAAAAAACTTTACGCCCAGGCCATTGGCCGCGAGACCGATTTCTACGGAGACGTATTCGAGGCCACTCGCTCCGGCAAAGAGATAACCCTGAAGAATCCCATCAAGATGCCGCGCTTCGGCAATATCTACACCTTCAACCAGTTCCGCGACCAGGACGGGAAAATTCTCACCGTCGTCATCAACCCGGACGGCTACCTTATTGTCTACGACCAGGAGCAGAAAGAATTGTGGCGCGGTAACGACAAGTTCGGCGGCTCGGAACTTTATTTCCAAAGAGAGGATACGGGCGCTACCTATCGCATGTCGGGAGATAAACTCCGCTGGATATTCATGAACATGCGCATTCAGGTGACCGCGGCCGGCACTATCCTGGTGGGCAAGAACGAAGGCTTTTGGGTATTGGGCAATGCCCGTTCCTACAAGAAAGGCTCGGTCTACTGCTTTGCCTGGAACGGTTCGAGTCTTGAGGAAAAATGGCACACCCGCGACACCCAGAATTACATGCCGGACTATTATTTCGACGATGCCCGTAACGAGTTGTGGATTCTTCAGACCGTGCAGCGTTCCGGCATAACTACTCGCGGCGCCTCATCCCTGGCGATCAAAAAGGCGGAATAG
- a CDS encoding hydrogenase: MFKAALERIRQKHRTTRYPAEPALLPALFRGYPRLDPAQCPPGCTCCSDVCPVDAIYHANGLALDMGKCLFCPECERACPNGAVRFTADEKLATSEREDLVVREGEERRLAHSMGKELVSLYGRSFKLREVSAGGCNACEADTNVLSTIGFDLGRFGIQFVASPRHADGMFVTGPVTENMRIALLKTWDAIPGPKVVIAAGACAIDGGPFRGHHEVHDGIDKFLPVDLYIPGCPPHPLTILDGLLRLLGRR, encoded by the coding sequence ATGTTCAAGGCGGCGCTCGAGCGCATACGTCAAAAACACCGGACGACACGCTACCCCGCTGAGCCGGCGCTCCTGCCGGCACTGTTCCGGGGCTATCCGCGGCTCGACCCGGCCCAATGCCCGCCCGGCTGTACCTGCTGTTCGGACGTCTGTCCGGTGGATGCCATCTACCACGCCAACGGCTTGGCCCTGGACATGGGCAAATGTCTGTTCTGCCCCGAATGCGAACGGGCCTGTCCCAACGGCGCGGTGCGCTTCACCGCCGACGAAAAGCTGGCTACCTCGGAACGGGAGGACCTGGTGGTCCGGGAGGGAGAGGAACGCCGGCTGGCCCACAGCATGGGTAAGGAACTGGTGTCCCTGTACGGGCGCTCCTTCAAACTGCGGGAGGTGAGCGCCGGCGGCTGCAACGCCTGTGAGGCCGACACCAATGTCCTCTCCACCATCGGGTTCGACCTGGGGCGCTTCGGCATCCAGTTCGTGGCCTCGCCGCGCCATGCCGACGGCATGTTCGTCACCGGGCCGGTCACGGAGAACATGCGCATCGCCCTTCTCAAGACGTGGGATGCCATCCCCGGCCCCAAGGTGGTCATCGCCGCCGGGGCCTGCGCCATCGACGGCGGCCCCTTTCGCGGGCACCATGAGGTGCACGACGGTATCGATAAATTTTTGCCGGTGGATCTCTATATCCCCGGTTGCCCGCCTCATCCCCTGACCATCCTGGACGGTTTGCTGCGGCTGTTGGGGAGGAGATAG
- a CDS encoding AAA family ATPase has translation MKQTTIDGIALNLASPVTLALKWVGQEELLTQLLAAWMVIDERDIPFNPRLVGKPGVGKTTLAYAAAQHLGRPVYLYQATMDTRPEDLIISPVISPDGKIQYAASSLVSAMLAGGVLILDEGNRMSEKAWASLAPLLDDRRYVESVVTGLRIPAARDFRIVVTMNEDSSTFEVPEYIHSRLQPQIYIDFPDADEELLILRENLPFSSGRILRYVVDFLQRAHAADESYSVRDGINIARYALKMMRMQGTEAAELLPLAVERVLGDEALAYLDRV, from the coding sequence ATGAAACAAACAACCATCGACGGTATCGCCCTGAACCTGGCTTCCCCGGTAACCCTTGCGCTGAAATGGGTGGGGCAGGAAGAGTTGCTTACCCAACTCTTGGCGGCGTGGATGGTGATCGATGAACGGGATATCCCCTTCAACCCGCGTCTGGTGGGAAAGCCGGGGGTGGGCAAGACCACCCTGGCCTATGCCGCGGCCCAGCATTTGGGGCGGCCGGTCTATCTCTACCAGGCCACCATGGATACACGGCCCGAGGATCTGATCATCTCGCCGGTCATCAGCCCGGACGGGAAGATCCAGTATGCCGCATCGTCCCTGGTTTCGGCCATGCTTGCCGGAGGGGTGCTGATACTGGACGAGGGCAACCGCATGAGCGAGAAGGCCTGGGCCTCGCTGGCGCCGCTGTTGGACGACCGCCGCTACGTGGAATCCGTCGTCACCGGCCTGCGTATCCCCGCCGCCCGGGATTTTCGCATCGTCGTCACCATGAACGAGGATTCCTCGACCTTCGAGGTGCCGGAATACATCCACTCCCGCCTCCAACCCCAGATATACATCGACTTCCCTGATGCCGACGAGGAGTTGCTGATCCTCAGGGAAAACCTGCCCTTCAGCAGCGGCCGCATCCTGAGGTACGTGGTGGATTTCCTCCAACGCGCCCATGCCGCCGATGAGTCCTACTCCGTGCGGGACGGCATCAACATTGCCCGCTACGCCCTCAAGATGATGCGCATGCAGGGCACGGAAGCCGCCGAGTTGCTCCCGTTGGCCGTGGAGCGCGTGCTGGGGGACGAGGCCCTTGCGTATCTTGATCGTGTTTGA
- a CDS encoding adenylosuccinate synthase produces MANVVVVGAQWGDEGKGKVVDIYTEHADDIVRYQGGNNAGHTLVVGSEKVVLHLIPSGILHEGKRCIIGNGVVLDPEVFIREITKLKGSGRISDDSCLLLSESLHIIMPYHKQIDIAREAKSGDKKIGTTGRGIGPCYEDKIGRRGIRLMDLLDKEVFTRKLREVLTEKNFILEKLLGEAPCDFDAILAEYCGYAEVLRKYVADTSLVLSNDLKAGKKALFEGAQGTLLDVDHGTYPYVTSSSTCAGGACTGSGVSPRDIHEIIGISKAYVTRVGSGPFPTELLDATGEQLRQTGGEFGATTGRPRRCGWFDAMVVRYAVRVNGLTGIALTKLDVLSDFDTIKICTGYTCNGTILETLPASLELFEKCQPVYEELPGWKSDITGAQTYDDLPQQARDYVKRLEELAGCPIVLVSVGPRRDQTIILRNPFE; encoded by the coding sequence ATGGCAAACGTTGTAGTCGTAGGAGCCCAGTGGGGCGATGAGGGTAAGGGCAAGGTTGTCGATATTTACACGGAGCATGCCGATGACATCGTGCGCTACCAGGGTGGTAACAACGCCGGCCACACCTTGGTGGTCGGGAGCGAAAAGGTTGTTCTGCACCTGATACCCTCGGGCATACTGCATGAGGGGAAGCGCTGCATCATCGGCAACGGGGTGGTGCTGGACCCGGAGGTATTCATCCGGGAGATCACCAAACTCAAGGGGTCCGGCCGGATCAGCGACGACTCCTGCCTGTTGCTCTCCGAATCGCTGCACATCATCATGCCCTACCACAAACAGATCGACATCGCCCGCGAAGCCAAGAGCGGCGACAAGAAGATCGGCACCACCGGCCGGGGCATCGGCCCCTGCTACGAGGACAAGATCGGCCGGCGCGGCATCCGCCTGATGGACCTGCTGGACAAGGAGGTCTTCACCCGCAAACTGCGGGAGGTACTGACGGAGAAGAACTTTATCCTTGAAAAGCTGCTGGGGGAGGCCCCCTGCGACTTCGACGCCATTCTGGCCGAATACTGCGGTTATGCCGAGGTGCTGAGGAAATACGTCGCCGACACATCGCTGGTTCTCAGTAACGACCTGAAGGCGGGCAAAAAGGCACTATTCGAGGGAGCGCAGGGGACGCTTCTGGACGTGGACCACGGCACCTATCCCTATGTCACCTCGTCGTCCACCTGCGCCGGCGGCGCCTGTACCGGCTCAGGGGTCAGCCCACGGGATATCCACGAGATCATCGGCATCTCCAAGGCCTATGTCACCCGCGTGGGGAGCGGCCCCTTCCCGACCGAACTGCTGGATGCGACCGGCGAGCAGTTGCGCCAGACCGGCGGAGAGTTCGGCGCCACCACCGGCCGGCCGCGACGCTGCGGCTGGTTCGACGCCATGGTGGTCCGCTATGCCGTGCGGGTCAACGGACTGACCGGCATCGCCCTGACCAAGTTGGATGTGCTCTCCGACTTCGACACTATCAAGATCTGCACCGGCTACACCTGTAACGGCACAATCCTGGAGACCCTGCCGGCCAGTCTCGAACTCTTCGAAAAGTGCCAACCGGTCTACGAAGAACTGCCCGGCTGGAAGAGCGATATTACCGGGGCGCAGACCTACGATGACCTGCCGCAACAGGCTCGCGACTATGTCAAGCGTCTGGAAGAACTGGCCGGTTGCCCGATCGTGCTGGTTTCGGTCGGCCCGCGCCGCGATCAGACCATCATCCTGCGCAACCCGTTCGAATAG
- the gatC gene encoding Asp-tRNA(Asn)/Glu-tRNA(Gln) amidotransferase subunit GatC — MKITVTDVEYVARLARLELSKAETDLFAGQMDAILGYVEKLNELDTADIRPTSHAVPVENAFREDAVRPSIGVGAALANAPDRVESFYRVPKVIE, encoded by the coding sequence ATGAAAATCACGGTTACCGACGTCGAGTACGTTGCCCGGCTGGCTCGCCTGGAACTGAGCAAGGCCGAAACGGATCTTTTTGCCGGCCAGATGGATGCGATCCTCGGCTATGTGGAAAAGCTCAATGAGCTCGACACTGCCGATATCCGCCCCACCTCCCACGCCGTTCCGGTGGAGAATGCCTTCCGCGAGGACGCGGTTCGCCCGTCCATCGGTGTTGGGGCCGCCCTTGCCAATGCCCCGGACAGGGTGGAAAGTTTCTATCGCGTGCCGAAGGTCATCGAATGA
- a CDS encoding alpha-amylase family glycosyl hydrolase gives MTELSSALDYFPHTIQISARYWRSLELGVLSQRIATRSIPPVMFYRQLAFKLNRGKSAEAPPAHAGHLVLYAMLLKVYRHLIDVLGEQATPGVMTDALQRGGCDPAGAETAATLERFIALFPPDGVLQGTQQSGEWLGAAGEKGRRMVLRELLLLRLAAQNPALDSFRAILDDRPLASETTYPVMAAGMQSALKQGPLLEELGCTLGDALWAPIGSAPTSLAGQLDFVRTRWVKLLPPELLEEVVEAFDILLEEEREWGGAGAPGPPPVLEFGRGGHGQAGGSSVFGGYDYPEYEGFSPDADWMSNVVLIAKMVYVWLDQLSKQYGWPITRLDQIPEAELDRLAAAGVTGLWLIGVWERSPASQRIKQLCGNSDAIASAYSLYDYEIAADLGGWAALGNLRERAVRRGIRLASDMVPNHTGIYSRWVIQHPDWFVQTDYPPFPTYQFNGEDLSHSGDACIQIEDGYWTKTDAAVVFRLIERTTGRIRYIYHGNDGTSIPWNDTAQLNYLIPEVREAVIQTILHVAHNFPIIRFDAAMTLAKKHYQRLWFPIRGLGGGIPSRAEHGMSREEFDTLFPVEFWREVVDRVAAEAPGTLLLAEAFWLMEGYFVRTLGMHRVYNSAFMNMLKTEENAKYRQTIKNVLEFNPEVLKRFVNFMNNPDEKTAVEQFGTQGKYFGACVLLATMPGLPMLGHGQIEGFHEKYGMEYKRAYWDEAVDEGLVRGHEMWIFPLLRRRWLFSGADNFVLYDFYAGHAVDENVFAYSNQVGEQRALVLYHNRYASCAGWIKDSAAFAVKTDGDAVELRRTTLGAALGVTAEDHVFYAFRDHTRNLEYVRNGRELAEKGLYVELGEYQFHVFMDFREIRDDAEGSWQGLCAALNGQGVENLEDELKQQRYASLNTAFRAVLQTVPMPDKDRPVAGADTADVIRAAQRFLAVLHAHLPGGVSGADAVLKEISAWREFSTAFRAMKPAAKIAQATHTGLMELLDSPVGTRVLLGWLLLKHAGGDALGTFGLDCTLRRVLQEDPGRDAALLLTLLLAWDDGQGGGGRTIATAFACPPCRDFMMIHESDGVEWFNKERFEELVAWLTVIGLVELALKRPASRTVSAWLAAAGRERAASTALAAHAGYRSSLFQQLSEPALEIDAESPAKHKRKGTDVQGGARAHTSKTPDDTLPR, from the coding sequence ATGACTGAACTGAGCAGCGCGCTAGATTACTTTCCCCACACTATCCAGATATCCGCCCGGTATTGGCGCTCCCTAGAGTTGGGGGTGCTTTCGCAACGCATCGCCACCCGCAGTATCCCACCGGTCATGTTTTACCGGCAACTCGCTTTCAAGCTGAATCGCGGCAAAAGTGCCGAAGCGCCACCGGCCCATGCCGGCCATCTCGTTCTCTATGCCATGCTGCTCAAGGTGTACCGTCATCTCATCGACGTTTTGGGAGAACAGGCAACACCGGGGGTGATGACGGATGCCCTGCAACGGGGAGGGTGTGATCCGGCCGGGGCTGAAACGGCTGCGACGCTGGAGCGCTTCATAGCACTTTTTCCGCCGGATGGGGTGTTGCAAGGCACGCAGCAAAGCGGCGAATGGCTCGGTGCAGCCGGTGAGAAGGGCAGGCGGATGGTCCTGCGGGAGTTGCTCCTGCTCCGGCTGGCCGCTCAAAATCCGGCTCTTGACAGCTTTCGTGCCATTCTTGACGACCGGCCCCTGGCGAGTGAGACCACGTACCCGGTTATGGCCGCCGGCATGCAGAGCGCCCTGAAGCAGGGGCCGCTTCTGGAGGAGTTGGGCTGTACCCTTGGTGATGCCTTGTGGGCGCCCATCGGTTCCGCCCCCACCTCGCTCGCCGGCCAACTGGATTTTGTCCGCACACGGTGGGTCAAGCTACTGCCGCCGGAACTGCTGGAAGAGGTGGTCGAAGCCTTCGATATCCTGCTGGAAGAGGAGCGGGAGTGGGGCGGAGCCGGAGCGCCGGGACCGCCGCCGGTTCTGGAGTTCGGCCGTGGCGGGCACGGGCAGGCAGGCGGCAGCTCGGTCTTCGGCGGCTATGATTACCCGGAGTACGAGGGGTTCTCGCCGGATGCGGACTGGATGTCCAACGTGGTGCTGATCGCAAAAATGGTCTATGTCTGGCTCGATCAGCTCTCGAAGCAGTACGGCTGGCCCATCACCCGCCTCGACCAGATACCGGAAGCGGAACTGGACCGGCTGGCCGCAGCCGGCGTCACCGGACTCTGGTTGATCGGGGTCTGGGAACGCTCGCCGGCCTCCCAGCGCATCAAACAGTTGTGCGGCAATTCCGACGCCATCGCCTCGGCCTATTCCCTGTACGACTATGAGATCGCCGCCGACCTGGGTGGGTGGGCCGCGCTGGGCAACCTGCGGGAGCGGGCCGTCCGGCGGGGCATCCGCCTGGCCAGCGATATGGTCCCCAACCACACCGGCATCTATTCCCGCTGGGTCATCCAGCACCCGGACTGGTTCGTGCAGACCGATTACCCCCCGTTTCCCACCTATCAGTTCAACGGTGAGGACCTGTCCCACTCGGGCGACGCCTGCATCCAGATCGAGGACGGCTACTGGACCAAGACGGACGCCGCCGTGGTCTTTCGCCTGATCGAGCGCACGACCGGCCGCATTCGCTACATCTACCACGGCAACGACGGGACCAGCATCCCCTGGAACGATACGGCCCAACTCAACTACCTGATCCCCGAGGTGCGCGAGGCGGTCATTCAGACCATCCTGCACGTGGCCCACAATTTCCCGATCATCCGTTTCGACGCCGCCATGACCCTGGCCAAGAAGCACTACCAGCGCCTCTGGTTCCCGATCCGCGGCCTGGGGGGCGGCATCCCGTCCCGGGCGGAGCACGGCATGAGCCGGGAGGAGTTCGATACCCTCTTCCCGGTTGAATTCTGGCGCGAGGTGGTGGACAGGGTGGCGGCCGAGGCACCGGGTACCCTGCTCCTGGCCGAGGCCTTCTGGCTGATGGAGGGGTATTTCGTACGGACCCTGGGCATGCACCGCGTCTACAACAGCGCCTTCATGAACATGCTCAAGACGGAGGAAAACGCCAAGTACCGGCAGACCATCAAGAACGTCCTGGAGTTCAACCCCGAAGTGCTCAAGCGCTTCGTCAACTTCATGAACAACCCGGACGAAAAGACCGCCGTGGAGCAGTTCGGGACCCAGGGCAAATACTTCGGCGCCTGCGTGTTGCTGGCGACCATGCCGGGGCTGCCCATGCTCGGCCATGGCCAGATCGAAGGCTTCCACGAAAAGTACGGCATGGAGTACAAGCGGGCCTACTGGGACGAGGCGGTCGACGAAGGGCTGGTGCGCGGCCACGAGATGTGGATCTTCCCGTTGTTGCGCCGGCGCTGGCTCTTCTCCGGGGCGGATAATTTCGTGCTGTACGATTTCTACGCCGGCCACGCAGTCGACGAGAACGTCTTTGCCTATTCCAACCAGGTGGGTGAACAGCGGGCGCTGGTCCTGTACCATAACCGGTACGCCAGTTGCGCGGGATGGATCAAGGATTCCGCCGCGTTCGCCGTCAAGACCGACGGCGATGCCGTCGAACTGCGCCGGACGACATTGGGGGCGGCCCTCGGCGTTACGGCTGAGGATCACGTCTTCTATGCCTTCCGCGACCACACCCGGAATCTGGAGTATGTGCGCAACGGCCGGGAACTGGCGGAAAAGGGGCTCTATGTGGAGCTGGGCGAATACCAGTTCCACGTCTTCATGGATTTCCGGGAGATCCGGGACGATGCCGAGGGAAGCTGGCAGGGCCTCTGCGCGGCACTCAACGGCCAAGGGGTGGAAAACCTGGAGGACGAACTCAAACAACAACGCTACGCCTCCCTGAACACCGCCTTCCGGGCCGTACTGCAGACGGTGCCGATGCCGGATAAGGACCGTCCGGTTGCCGGAGCGGATACGGCCGATGTTATCCGGGCGGCCCAGCGTTTCCTGGCCGTGCTGCATGCGCACCTGCCCGGAGGCGTGAGCGGGGCCGATGCCGTGCTGAAGGAGATTTCCGCCTGGCGAGAATTCTCGACGGCCTTCCGGGCGATGAAACCGGCTGCCAAGATCGCACAGGCAACGCACACCGGGCTGATGGAGCTGTTGGACAGTCCTGTGGGCACCCGGGTGCTGTTGGGGTGGCTGCTCCTGAAACATGCCGGGGGGGACGCCCTGGGGACCTTCGGGCTCGATTGCACCCTCAGGCGAGTACTACAGGAGGATCCGGGCCGGGATGCCGCCCTGCTCCTCACCTTGTTGCTGGCGTGGGACGACGGCCAGGGCGGCGGCGGACGTACTATCGCCACGGCCTTTGCCTGCCCGCCCTGCCGTGATTTCATGATGATTCACGAAAGTGACGGCGTCGAGTGGTTCAACAAGGAGCGCTTCGAAGAGCTGGTTGCATGGCTGACCGTAATCGGTCTGGTGGAGTTGGCGCTGAAACGTCCGGCCAGCCGTACTGTTTCGGCATGGCTGGCCGCGGCCGGCCGGGAACGGGCTGCCAGTACCGCTCTGGCCGCCCATGCGGGCTACCGCAGCAGCCTGTTTCAGCAGTTATCGGAGCCGGCGCTGGAGATCGACGCCGAAAGCCCGGCGAAACACAAAAGAAAGGGTACGGATGTTCAAGGCGGCGCTCGAGCGCATACGTCAAAAACACCGGACGACACGCTACCCCGCTGA